ATCAAATTTGAATTGTAAAAGTCTGCTTCAAACGAAGCAGACTTTTTGTTATGCCCTAGCTAGACTCTGTGTGTTTATTGAAAGAGAATGTCATTCCCGCATAGGCGGGGATCTTCTCGAAACATTTAAGGTCCGCTCCATTTGGGGTAGACCTTTTATATTTGATACTTTATATGAGTTTTTTATTGCAAAGAAATTTCTTAAACAGATTGAAATTTAATTTGTTCTTAATTTCGCGATGATTCCGCTGACGTTGGTAAAGGCGCAGACCGGAAGGCTTACGACGCGTCTTGAGGCCCATTCGGCATTGTTCCCGTTTGCGGATAGAGGTGTTCCACATTCTGCGATAGGGGCGCCAAAGCAGCCTTGGCTATGCAGGGGAGTGGGGTAGTGGATGCAGTAGGGAATGCCTGCAGCGTTTAGTTTTTGAATAAAGTAATCTCTGTTTTCGGCAAGGACTGTGTACTGTGCGTAGGTACTGGTGTTACCTTCCGCGATTTTCTGCGGAACAACCTGCAACTCCTTGGGAGTGGACGCGTTGTATTCCTCAAAAAAAAGGTCGTAGAGAGCGGCGTTTTGCTCTCGCACTGCCAGTTCCTCGTCGAGGTGCCTTAGCTTGACGCGCAGGACTGCCGCTTGCAGTGCATCGAGCCTGCTGTTCATGCCTACAATCTGGTGGTCGTAGCGGCCGATGCTTCCGTGGTTTGCGATGGTGCGTACACGTTGGGCGAGTGCCTCGTCCTTGGTGAATACCGCGCCGCCGTCGCCGTAGCATCCGAGTGGCTTGCTCGGATAGAAACTCGTGATAGAAATGTCGCCGAAGGCGCAGGCCTTGTTGTTATGGGATGTAGGGGAGCCTTTCGTCGAGTCAAGGATCCTTGCTCCAAAAGCCTGGGCCGCATCTTCAATAATCCAGAGGCCGAATTCGTCGGCGATTTTACGCAGTTCCTTGAAGGGCGCGCACTGTCCGAAAAGGTTTACCGCGATGATTCCCTTGGTTCGTTTCCCGATCAGCGTACGGACGCTTTCTGGGGAAATCTGCAAGGTCTCTCGGTCGATATCCGCAAAAACGGGCGTGCCTCCTAAAAAGGCGCAACATTCCGCCGGGGCGATAAAGGTAAAATCGGGAACGATAACTTCGTTGCCAGGCTGTAACTGGAGCGTCATCAGGGCTAAGGTGAGTGCATCTGTACCGCTAGCGCAGGTCAGCGTATGGGGCACACCGGAATAAGCAGAAAGCTCTTTTTCCAGGGCGGAAACTTCCGGACCGCCAATGTAACAGCCGCTGTCCAGCACCGCCCGTTCGGCTTTTTCGAGTTCAAAACGGTATTTTTCGCGCTGTCCAGTCAGATTTACGAAGGGAATCATGCGCGCAAAGGTAGAAATTTTTGAGTACCCCTTGAAAATTATAAATAATTTGCTAACTTTGAACCAACATTTTTAAGTAGGTTTTCACCCGGAGATAATAAGGTGCCTCAACACAAATCTTGCAAAAAGCGTTTGCTTCAGGCCGAAAAGGCCAATGCCATGAACCGTTCGACTCGTTCCGCTATCCGTACTGCCCTCAAGGCTGTCCGTAGCGCAACCACCAAGGAAGAAGCCCTCAAGGCCATGCCGGCTCTGTTCAGCATGCTCGACAAGGCTGCTGCCAAGGGTCGTGCCGGTTTCTGCGCAAACCGCGCCGCTAACTACAAGGCTAAGGCCGCTAAGGTCGTCAACAGCCTCGCTTAATTTAATTAAGCAAGTTGAATTTAATAAGCTGATGCATTGATGTGTATCAGCTTATTGTTGTATTTATTTCTATGTAAAGAATTAAGTCCGCTTTTGCGGACTCTTTTTGTTGTTAGGAACGGTTTCTAGAATACCATTGCCGCAATAAATGCAAGGGCCACAATCACTGCTGCCGCTATAGCAAGCGGGTTTGCTTTTTTCTTTTGGGCGTAGGGGCTGTTCGGGTCATCTCCGAATTCGTTCTCGACAATTTCGTCATAATCCGGTGCCTCGAGGTCGGTAAATTCCGCACCTTCGGACCAGCCGGTATCCTTGTCGCTTCCGCAATGCGGGCAGAATGTGGCGTTTTCTTTGATGGGGGAATGACAATGAGGACAGAGCATGCCTGTAATATAACAAAAACCGCCAGGCGATTGCCTAGCGGTCTTTAAAAGCGAATCGGTTAAGATCCGTGAGCAACAAAGCCCCTGGTATT
The uncultured Fibrobacter sp. genome window above contains:
- a CDS encoding DegT/DnrJ/EryC1/StrS aminotransferase family protein produces the protein MIPFVNLTGQREKYRFELEKAERAVLDSGCYIGGPEVSALEKELSAYSGVPHTLTCASGTDALTLALMTLQLQPGNEVIVPDFTFIAPAECCAFLGGTPVFADIDRETLQISPESVRTLIGKRTKGIIAVNLFGQCAPFKELRKIADEFGLWIIEDAAQAFGARILDSTKGSPTSHNNKACAFGDISITSFYPSKPLGCYGDGGAVFTKDEALAQRVRTIANHGSIGRYDHQIVGMNSRLDALQAAVLRVKLRHLDEELAVREQNAALYDLFFEEYNASTPKELQVVPQKIAEGNTSTYAQYTVLAENRDYFIQKLNAAGIPYCIHYPTPLHSQGCFGAPIAECGTPLSANGNNAEWASRRVVSLPVCAFTNVSGIIAKLRTN
- the rpsT gene encoding 30S ribosomal protein S20 — encoded protein: MPQHKSCKKRLLQAEKANAMNRSTRSAIRTALKAVRSATTKEEALKAMPALFSMLDKAAAKGRAGFCANRAANYKAKAAKVVNSLA
- a CDS encoding zinc ribbon domain-containing protein, translating into MLCPHCHSPIKENATFCPHCGSDKDTGWSEGAEFTDLEAPDYDEIVENEFGDDPNSPYAQKKKANPLAIAAAVIVALAFIAAMVF